ATTTTCGTCGCGAGATAGTTGATTGATTGCAAGGTTGAAAATGGTTATCACGCTGCTGTCTTGTTCATGCTCAAGTTCTGTGCGGAGTCTCGAGATCACCTGCGGATCCCTAAGTTTCATGAGTGAAAGTGCTGCATTCTTTCGTACCTGAGCATCTTGATCGCGCAACATTGGCAGTAGGAGTGGGGCTCCCCAGTTGGTGTCATGAAGCTTCCCTAGCAATGTGGTTGCCTCGGCTCGAACCTCTTCTTCTGGATCCTTCAGTGCATTTTGCAGAAGTTCACGGGCATCAAGATCGTCAAGTTGTTGGATCTGATCACCCAGGGCTGCAATGGCGGCTGTTCTTACTTGTGCATGTTCTGAACAGGCTGCTTTGCGCAGGGCTTCTGGTGCTTTTGCTCCCACAAAAGACAACCCCCAACTCGCTAGCCCAATTTGCATTTGACTGCTTTTAGGGTTGATGAGCACATCAAGAAGGCCATCAACGGATGCTGCACCAATGCATGCCATGGCACCTACTGCAGACCCTTGGACGACAGGATCGGGATCCTCCAAGAGAGCTTCAAGGAGATCGGGTAGTGCTTTCACGTCATTAATTAACGTCAGCGTTTTGGCAGCAGCTCGACGAACGGTGACGTTCTCGTGCCGTCGCATCGCAATGCAAAGTGAGGGCACGGCAGCGCTGCCGACCGCACCCAAACTTTCCGCAAAAGTAAGTCGTAATAAGCCACGTTTATCCCCTAATCCAGCCACCATTTTTTCAATGGCATCACTGTCGCCTGCCGGTATTTCTCCTTGGCGCAACTGTTGCTTAAGTCCTTCGGCAAGCTGCGCTGCTTCTTCTCCACTCAGTTGGATTTGATCAGAGCTATTGGGCTGAGCTGAAGGGTGTGACACTGGAGGATGAACGCGATAGTCCATTATCGACCTCGTTCGATCGCTATGGTCATGAAAGCAACGAGATTTGTGTGACTAGCTACGTTCTCTCTCATAATCTTCAAGTCCAAGATTCTTGTGTTCCTGCCCTTGGCTTCGAGGAGCTTGCGATTGCTTTGAAGAATGAAGACGCTTCCTTCACCTCAGTAGAGGCGCTGACACATCCTCATTGGAAGTTGAAAATCGAATCTTCTCTCGATCCTGAGACGTTTGCAAAACGTCTCAGCTCGTCTTGGCGTGCTGTTCGAAAAAGCATGGGTCATGGCACGAACCATGCTGTGATGGCTTTGGGCGGCCGCAAAGACAGCCCCGGCAATCCCGGTGCCCCCCTTCAGGAAGGAGGCTGGGGGGTTGATGTTGTTGAGACCAACGACTCTGATGCGTTTTTAATCGCAATCAATTGGAGCGGGTTGATCTCGGGGCGCCCAGCAGATGGGGTGATTCAGGTGATTGATCAGCAGGGTTGATCAGTCGCTTGTTCTTTAATTTCGGCGCTTACGACTAGATCGCTTGGACGAGCTTTTGCTTGATGTCTCAGTCTTGTTCGCTTTGGGAGAAGCTGCTTTCTTTTGGGACGTCTCTCCTCCGAGTCCTGATCCTGCGGATGCGCCGAAGCCCATGTCGATTGATTCGATTAACAAGCCTTTGCTATGCATTGCCTGGATTGTCCTTGCAAGATGCTTGAGCGGGACTCTGATCACCTGTTGAGAGGAAAGACGAGAGCCCTGCTCAATCGTGGTTTTCACTAAGACGGAAGAAGACTGTGTAGGGCCCATGTGTGCGAATCGAACCTTTCACTAGCCTCTCGCAGTTTTTTCCTTTGGCGAGAGTTGCTTAATTTTCGTTAGAGATTGATTTTGGCCGTCGCTTGTCTCAGCATCCTTCAGACTTAGTGGATTAAGACCCAAAGGTGGCGACAGCGATGAGTGGTGCTTTCGACAATATC
This portion of the Synechococcus sp. ROS8604 genome encodes:
- a CDS encoding HEAT repeat domain-containing protein codes for the protein MDYRVHPPVSHPSAQPNSSDQIQLSGEEAAQLAEGLKQQLRQGEIPAGDSDAIEKMVAGLGDKRGLLRLTFAESLGAVGSAAVPSLCIAMRRHENVTVRRAAAKTLTLINDVKALPDLLEALLEDPDPVVQGSAVGAMACIGAASVDGLLDVLINPKSSQMQIGLASWGLSFVGAKAPEALRKAACSEHAQVRTAAIAALGDQIQQLDDLDARELLQNALKDPEEEVRAEATTLLGKLHDTNWGAPLLLPMLRDQDAQVRKNAALSLMKLRDPQVISRLRTELEHEQDSSVITIFNLAINQLSRDEND
- a CDS encoding DUF2656 family protein encodes the protein MTSYVLSHNLQVQDSCVPALGFEELAIALKNEDASFTSVEALTHPHWKLKIESSLDPETFAKRLSSSWRAVRKSMGHGTNHAVMALGGRKDSPGNPGAPLQEGGWGVDVVETNDSDAFLIAINWSGLISGRPADGVIQVIDQQG